AAGATTTCCCTTCTCTCGGGCAGTCCTCCCAGAAGCAGATGTGGTTGCTCTGCTCGGGGCCGCCGACGTGCTCCATGGACACATGAGTGACCATCTCGTGCATGGTGCTGAAAGTCCTGTCGCAAGTCTTTTTGGGTCTGTTCATCTGGTTCTCGTCTATCCATTTGCAGGATAATTCTTGTTTAATGGGTTGCCTCATGTATCTAAAGAAGGCCCCCGGACCGTGGTGCGTCGGCACATTCATCCCCATGTTCATGTTGATAGGATGGCTGTAGTTGTGCAGCTGAGCCCCGTAGGGGTCCGTCCGAGGGCTCGCGACCGGACGGTACGGATCAGGTCTTCCGAAAATGTCCCCGCGTAAGCCAAGATGCATTTGGCTGTTTACTACATGTCCACTCGGTGAAGTGTGGCTCACCCCCTGGTCGTGAAGTCCTGGAAACAACAGATGTCCGGGGTTATCGGTGATCCCGGGCGGCCCGTGGAGGCTCCCCGCCGAAGCTGCAAAGATCCCATGCTGGGCGCTGGGTGCTGTGGACTCTCCAACACCCCGGTTCCGGAAGAGAAAGTCCCGTGTTGAATTGAACGCTCCCCCACCGTACGAGCCCACCTGCCCGCCGTGAGTGTGTCCCAGGGCAGCTGCATATCCAGTGGCTTGCGGGGTGAAAGCTGATGTCTGACTGGAGGCGATATCGTGAGCCACGGGGCTGATTTTGAAAGCTGCGGAGTGGGAAGAATCGGTGAAGGGATTCAGTCCCAGACCCGGGTCTCTGTTCCCGATGTCGTGGTGCCGTGGTGTCCCGAAACCCCCCACTCCTAACGATGCAAACTGCGGACCGCTATCAAGAAGCATAGTCATGAAGCTTGAAGCAAACTTAGGAGACgggaagaaaacagaaaataaaattaaaatccagTGTAGCGGAGCGCGCAAGCTGCAGACACCGCGCCGAGATTTACCACGTTTTGCTGGGGGAACAAaatcctaaaataaaaaaacaaacgtaGCCAAAACGGGGAAAAATCCTATGCGTAAAGagttgggagaaaaaaaactcccGTTGACTGCGATCCGTGAGAAAGAGGATCAAACTTCCCCCCCTTTCCAGGCGGATGATGTCCTTGGACTGATAAAGTCAATCACTCACTCCCAGAACATAAATGAACTCGGGAGGCAGTGCTACGACAGCCAATCAGCGCGCGGCTACCCCTCTGACACGTGACCGCGAAGGAGGGTGTTAATTGGCTAGATTTCTGGTGATTGGCACAGTTTGGTATTGGAGATGGCAGGTCGTCTCAATTGGTTTCATTTGATTGGCTCTTACAGGCATTATTTTGCAGGTATAACGGAGCACTCTAGCGCAGATCCTGGATGTGTTATGTGTAGCGCATGGCTTATGCAGCCATACGTGATGTACACTCCTCCAGAAACTCCCCAAGCAGTTTGaatatgacataaaaataaatatatttaggCTATTATacctgctgcagtgtttttaaacCAGCATGGTGCGTGCAGACTTTTAGtgcatgttgttttacagaaaCAGAGAAGTTAATCTGAGacataatatttgtttttattccctAAATGTATTGTGGGGGAAAAACTTATACTTTTAGAGTCAAGTTTAAGTTTGTTAAGAGGGCCTGCAAATTAaaaatatctatctatccatctatctatgtAATATAGTTTATATATCATTGACTTATCTGTgttatttctctctttcatgTGACCAGTTTGGCTCTTATTAACTGAAAACTTGAATGTACTTGGCACAGCTCCAAACTGTGGCTTTCTTGAAGCCGCTTGAAAGGGGAggggggtattttttttttttttttaagcaaaagcTCTATAGGGTGTAAGACGGAGgaataaaagacagaaagaaagatggCAGTAATTGTAATATCCTGAGATTTTTTCGCTCAGCCAAAAAATTCGTGCCATTGAGCAAGTTTCACAGGGGCTGCCGCTGACTCGCTGCAGGACACATAAAATCTGATCAAGTTCAGAGACGCGCTGAGTGCTTCAAGCGGCGCTTTTTAACTCCAAGCCTTTCACATCCTTTCCCCCCTCAATCTGTCCCAGGAAGGAGCTCACATTCTTTATTTTAGGGGAtctggaccaaaaaaaaaaaatcttcaaatcaGTCCTTCATTCTGCTTTCGCCCTCATCCTACCGCATTCACTCCAGAACATTTCCTCGAGAAAGAGTAATAGATTGAAAGGTGAGTTTTCTTACTTATCcgtcgtgtgtgtgttgggaccAGGGGCCATGATAGGCCTGTGCGTGGACTGCATGGTGTGGAAGTGTGTGAACCTACAGTTTATTATATTTAGCTATAGT
This region of Epinephelus fuscoguttatus linkage group LG9, E.fuscoguttatus.final_Chr_v1 genomic DNA includes:
- the zic3 gene encoding zinc finger protein ZIC 3 codes for the protein MTMLLDSGPQFASLGVGGFGTPRHHDIGNRDPGLGLNPFTDSSHSAAFKISPVAHDIASSQTSAFTPQATGYAAALGHTHGGQVGSYGGGAFNSTRDFLFRNRGVGESTAPSAQHGIFAASAGSLHGPPGITDNPGHLLFPGLHDQGVSHTSPSGHVVNSQMHLGLRGDIFGRPDPYRPVASPRTDPYGAQLHNYSHPINMNMGMNVPTHHGPGAFFRYMRQPIKQELSCKWIDENQMNRPKKTCDRTFSTMHEMVTHVSMEHVGGPEQSNHICFWEDCPREGKSFKAKYKLVNHIRVHTGEKPFPCPFPGCGKIFARSENLKIHKRTHTGEKPFKCEFDGCDRRFANSSDRKKHMHVHTSDKPYICKVCDKSYTHPSSLRKHMKVHESQGSESSPAASSGYESSTPPVLVSASTEDPTKTPPLAVQNTSGHSEGLAPNFNEWYV